Sequence from the Actinocatenispora sera genome:
GGTGCTGCCGGTGGTCGCGACCGCCGGCGGGTACGCCTGGACCGCGGGGTTGGTCGCCGCCCGGGGCAGCGCCGGACCGGCCCTGTGGTGGGGCGGCATCGGGCTGGTGACGCTGCTGATGCTGACCGGGCCGCCGGTGGTCGCGAGCCTGCGCAAGGTGCGCAACACGCCGGGGTGGCCGGGCTTGGTCGGCGCCGGCGTCGCGGTCGCGTTCACCGTGCTCGGCGGCTTCGCCGGCCCGGACGTGGCGACCGCCTGGCTACCCTTCTTCGGCTGGGCCACGATCGCGGTCACCGCGCCACGAACCCAGGCCGGACCGCCGGTGCCGGTACCGCTGCTGCTGACCGGTTCCGGCGCGCTGGTCGGCCTGCTCGTCGCCGCCGGCACCACGGCCTGAGCACCGGCGCTCTGCCGCCGAGCGATCGCCCGGGGTCTGGCCGAGCCTCGTCGGGCAGCGGCGCCGCGAACGGTGCGGCGGGCGTCAGGGTACGGTGCGGGCCGGTACCACCGGGTCGGCAAGCCGGTCGCCCAGCGTGGTGCGGGCGTACAGCACGCTGCGGCCGCTGCGGGCCCGGGTGACCAGCCCGGCGGCATGCAGTACCGACAGTTGCTGGCTGACCGCCGCCGCCGTGACCCCGAGCCGGTAGGCGAGCTCGGTCGTGCTGGCCGGGTGTCGCAGCAGCGCGAGCAGCCGGGCCCGGGGCGCGCCGATCAGCCGCGCGAGCGCCGCCTCGGTCGCCGGCTGCGCGGCCTCCCACAGCGTCGAGCGGCCGCGCGCCGGGTACGAGATGACCGGCGGCCCGGCGGGGTCGACGACGGTCATCGCGCCGCGCGCGAACACGCTCGGTACCAGGGCGAGGCCGCGGCCGGCGACCTCCACCGCGCTGTGCTGCAGCCGGCTGGTCTGGCGCACCGTGAGTACCCCGTCGGACCAGGACACCCGGTCGTGCAGGTCGGCGAACAGCGCCCGGGCACCGCCCACGGCGAGGCTTCGGCTGCGGTGAACGATGTCCGCGTCGAGCACCGCCCGCATCCGCGGCCACCACGGCCGCACGCAGCGCCGCCAGTACCGGTCCAGCACGGTGGCGATCTGCTCGATCAGCGCGTCCGGGTCCGCCTCGCCGGCGGCCAGTACCGGCGGCAGCCGGTCCGGACCGTAGGCGGCGAGGATGTCGTGCCACCCGAGAGCGCCCGGGGTGGCGCGGACGGTCGCGAGCTGCTCGGCGAACTTGGGGCCGGGCGCCTGCGGCCGGGGGGTGAGGAAGTCGGGCAGCCAGCGCCGGGGCGGCATCATCGCGTACAGCAGCTCGACGTCCTCGGGGTTGAGGTGCTCGGCGACGTCGTCGTGCCAGGGCAGCCGGGGCGCGTACATGCCGGGCAGCACCAGCGCGCGGACGCTGAACACGGTCTCCTGCAGCGGCGAGTACGCGAACCACATCGACGCGAGGTCGGTCACACCCAGTCGAAGCTCCAACATTAAGCGTCATTCTAAATCCATTGGCCGATCGCACGGCGTGACATGGACTGGAGGCATGTTCAGCACGGCACCGGACACCCCCCTCAGGACCACCGTCCGCAACCGGCTCGCCGGCCTCGTGCCGGAGGACACGGTGACCCGGCGGCTGGCCGTACAGACGCTGATCAACACGCTCGGCAACGGCCTGTTCATGACCGTCAGCGCGGTGTTCTTCACCCGCTCGGTCGGGTTGTCCGCGGTACAGGTCGGGCTCGGCCTCACCATCGCCGGCGCCTGCGGGGTCGCGGCCGGGATTCCGTTGGGCCAGCTGGCCGACCGGCTCGGCGCGAAGCGGCTGCTGATCGGGCTCTACCTGGCGCAGGCGGTCGGCCTGAGCTGCTACGCGCTGGTCGGCTCGTTCCCGGCCTTCCTGGTGGTGGCCTGCGTGGTGACCGCGCTGGACTCCGGCGGCCGGTCGGTCAAGAACGCGATGCTCGCGACCGCCCTACCGGCGCAGAGCCGGGTACGCAGCCGGGCCTACCTGCGCGCGGTCACCAACGTGGGGATCGGCGCCGGCTCGGCGCTCGCCGCGGTGGCGCTGTCGATCGACACCCGGAGCGGCTACCTGACCCTGATCGCGGTGGACGCCGCGACCTTCCTCGCCACCACCCTGCTGCTGCGCGGCATCCCGGCCGGTACTCCGGCGCGGCGTGCGGCCGACGCGCCCCGCGGCCGGCGGTTCGGCGCGCTGGGCGACCCGGCGTTCCTCGCCGTCACCGCGCTCAACGGGGTGCTGGCCATCCAGTTCAGCCTGATCGACGTGACCGTGCCGCTGTGGGTGGTCGGGCACACGCAGGCGCCCGCCGCGGTGGTGTCCGCGATCATGATCACCAACACGGTGCTGATCGTACTGTTCCAGGTGCGCGCCACCCGCAACATCGCCGACCCGGCACCGGCGGCCCGGGTCGCCCGGCGCGCCGGGCTGCTGCTCGCCGCCGCCTGCGCGGTGTACGGCCTGGCGCACGGCGTCGGACCGGTCGCGGCGGTACTGATCCTGTTGGCGGCCACCGGGTTGCAGGCGGTCGCCGAGATGCTGTCGTCGGCGGCCGGCTGGGCGCTGAGCTACGAGCTCGCCGATCCGGCCGCACCCGGCGCGTACCAGGGCCTGTACAACACGGGGTTCGCCGCGGCGAGCATGCTGGCGCCGGCGCTGACCACCAACACCGCCATCCGGTTCGGGCTCGGCGGATGGCTGGCCCTGGCCGCACTGTTCGCGGTCGCCGGCGCGGCACTGGTACCGGTCACCCGCTGGGCCCTGGCCACCCGACCGTCCACAGTGGAGGAGCAGACATGACCGAACTGACCGTACGGCGGGCCCGCCCCGCCGACGTGCCCGCGATCGTGGCGCTGATCGCCGCCGACCAACTCGGCGCGGGCCGGGAGACACCGGACGACCCGGTGCCCTACCTCGCCGCGTTCGCCGCGATCGACGCCGATGCGAACCAGTACCTCGCCGTGGCGGAGCTCGACGGTGCGCTGGTCGGCACGCTGCAACTGACCTACCTGCCGGGACTGTCGCACCGCGGTGGCTGGCGGGCGCAGATCGAGGCGGTCCGCATCGCCGAGCCGCACCGGGGCAGCGGACTGGGCAGCGATCTGATCGCCTGGGCGATCGGGCAGGCCCGCGACCGCGGCTGCCGGATGGTGCAGCTGACCTCGAACGCCACCCGGGACGGCGCGCACCGCTTCTACACCCGGCTCGGCTTCGTGCCGAGCCACGTGGGCTTCAAGCTCGCGCTCTGACCCCGCCGCCGGCCGCCTGCCGGCCGGCACCGACACCGGCCGGCCGTCGAGCAACGGCCGGGCCACGGCGTCGGGCCGGACGGCCGGCCTCAGGCCAGCTCGACGAGCTCGAGCAGGTCGTCGCTCCAGGCGTCCTCGTCGCCGTCGGGCAGCAGGATCGCCCGGTCCGGCCGCAGCGCCTGCACCGCGCCCGGGTCGTGGGTGACCAGCACGATCGCGCCGGGGAACCGGGAGATCGCGTCCAGCACCTGCTCCCGGCTGATCGGGTCGAGGTTGTTCGTCGGCTCGTCCAGCAGCAGCACGTTGGCGCCCGAGGTGACCAGAGTGGCCAGCGCCAGCCGGGTCTTCTCGCCACCGGAGAGCACGCCGGCCGGTTTGTCCACGTCGTCACCGGAGAACAGGAACGCACCGAGGATCTTGCGCAGGTCGGTGTCGGTCTGCTTGCCGCCGTTGGCCGAGTCGGCGGTGCGCATGTGCTCCAGTACGGACCGGTCGACGTCGAGGGTCTCGTGTTCCTGCGCGTAGTAACCGATCCGCAGGCCGTGCCCGGGGACCAGCTCGCCGGTGTCGGGCTGCTCGTACCCGCCGATCAACCGCAGCAGCGTGGTCTTACCGGCACCGTTGAGACCGAGGATGACCACCCGGGACCCGCGGTCGACGTTCACGTCGACGTCGACGAACACCTCCAGCGACCCATACGACTTGGACAGGCCGCGGGCGGTCAGCGGAACCTTGCCGCACGGCGCCGGGTTCGGGAACCGGACCTTGGCCACCTTGTCGGCGACCCGGACCTCCTCCAGCCCGGACAGCAGCTTCTCCGCCCGGCGGGCCATGTTCTGCGCGGCGGTCGCCTTGGTCGCCTTGGCGCCGAGCTTCGCCGCCTGCGCCTGCAGCGCGCCGGCCTTGCGCTCGGCGTTGGCCCGCTCCCGGCGCCGGCGGCGCTCGTCGGTCTCCCGCTGCTCCTGGTACTTCTTCCAGCCCATGTTGTACGCGTCGACCACCGAGCGGTTCGCGTCCAGGTACCAGACCTTGTTGACCACGTCGGCGAGCAGCTCGACGTCGTGGCTGATCACGATCAGGCCGCCCTTGTGCCCGGACAGGAAGCCGCGCAGCCAGGTGATCGAATCCGCGTCCAGGTGGTTGGTCGGCTCGTCCAGCAGCAGCGTGCCGCCGGATGCCCCCTCGGAGAACAGGATCCGGGCCAGCTCGATGCGCCGGCGCTGCCCGCCGGACAGGGTGCGCAGCGGCTGGGCCAGCGAACGGTCCGGCAGCGCCAGGTTCGCGCAGATCCGGGCCGCCTCGGCCTCCGCCGCGTACCCGCCGAGCGCGGCGAACCGGTCCTCCAGGTTGCCGTACCGGCGAACCAGCTTGTCGCGCTGACCGTCGTCGGCCGCCTCGGCCAGCGCGGTCTGCAGCTTGGCCATCTCGGTCAGCAGCGTGTCCAGGCCGCGGGCGGACAGCACCCGGTCCCGGCCGGTCACGTCCAGGTCACCGGTGCGTGGGTCCTGCGGCAGGTAGCCGATCGGGCCGCGGCGATCCACCGAGCCCGCGTATGGGGTGCCCTCGCCGGCGAGCACCTTCAGCGTGGTGGTCTTGCCGGCACCGTTGCGGCCGACCAGGCCGATCCGGTCACCGGGTTGCACCCGCAGCGCGGTGTCGGACAGCAGAATGCGTGATCCGGCACGCAGTTCCAGACCGGAAACGGTGATCATGGGATGACGCTGCCTCTCTGAGGGAAAGGGGACCGACCGCGGGCACACGAAAGCACCGGCTGAGCGATCTCAGTCGGTGCTGGGCTGGTCAGTCTTCGCAGAGGAGCACCCGACAAGTGTAGCGGAGCACCGCGGGCGGCCCGCCAGTGATTTACGCCAAGCCGACCCGTCGCCACCAGGCCCGTGTGCATCGGCAGGGACCCGGTTCTTCTCCCAGGTGGTCCGCATCAGTCCCCCGGCTCGGTGAGCCGGATCCGGACCTCGCGGTACCGCCGGGCCACCTCGACCAGCGTCGCACGCCGCGGCTCCGGCACGTCCGGCAGTTCCACCCGGGGCAGCGCGGCGACCGGCCGCAGCCGCGGATCGTCGAGTACCGCGCTCAGCAGCGCCCGGTCCCCGCCCAGGACCAACCCGGACAGGGTCGGCTCGGACGACAGCAGCCGGGCGGCATGGTCCGCGGCGGCCTCCGTCGACTCGCGGGTCTGCTTGTCCCGGCGCCGGGCGAACCGCTGCTGCGACCAGCCGCCCGCGGCGGTACGGCCCTGCACGTACCGGGTGTCCACCTTCGAGGTGACCAG
This genomic interval carries:
- a CDS encoding GNAT family N-acetyltransferase; translated protein: MTELTVRRARPADVPAIVALIAADQLGAGRETPDDPVPYLAAFAAIDADANQYLAVAELDGALVGTLQLTYLPGLSHRGGWRAQIEAVRIAEPHRGSGLGSDLIAWAIGQARDRGCRMVQLTSNATRDGAHRFYTRLGFVPSHVGFKLAL
- a CDS encoding ArsR/SmtB family transcription factor, with the protein product MLELRLGVTDLASMWFAYSPLQETVFSVRALVLPGMYAPRLPWHDDVAEHLNPEDVELLYAMMPPRRWLPDFLTPRPQAPGPKFAEQLATVRATPGALGWHDILAAYGPDRLPPVLAAGEADPDALIEQIATVLDRYWRRCVRPWWPRMRAVLDADIVHRSRSLAVGGARALFADLHDRVSWSDGVLTVRQTSRLQHSAVEVAGRGLALVPSVFARGAMTVVDPAGPPVISYPARGRSTLWEAAQPATEAALARLIGAPRARLLALLRHPASTTELAYRLGVTAAAVSQQLSVLHAAGLVTRARSGRSVLYARTTLGDRLADPVVPARTVP
- a CDS encoding ABC-F family ATP-binding cassette domain-containing protein; the encoded protein is MITVSGLELRAGSRILLSDTALRVQPGDRIGLVGRNGAGKTTTLKVLAGEGTPYAGSVDRRGPIGYLPQDPRTGDLDVTGRDRVLSARGLDTLLTEMAKLQTALAEAADDGQRDKLVRRYGNLEDRFAALGGYAAEAEAARICANLALPDRSLAQPLRTLSGGQRRRIELARILFSEGASGGTLLLDEPTNHLDADSITWLRGFLSGHKGGLIVISHDVELLADVVNKVWYLDANRSVVDAYNMGWKKYQEQRETDERRRRRERANAERKAGALQAQAAKLGAKATKATAAQNMARRAEKLLSGLEEVRVADKVAKVRFPNPAPCGKVPLTARGLSKSYGSLEVFVDVDVNVDRGSRVVILGLNGAGKTTLLRLIGGYEQPDTGELVPGHGLRIGYYAQEHETLDVDRSVLEHMRTADSANGGKQTDTDLRKILGAFLFSGDDVDKPAGVLSGGEKTRLALATLVTSGANVLLLDEPTNNLDPISREQVLDAISRFPGAIVLVTHDPGAVQALRPDRAILLPDGDEDAWSDDLLELVELA
- a CDS encoding MFS transporter, whose translation is MFSTAPDTPLRTTVRNRLAGLVPEDTVTRRLAVQTLINTLGNGLFMTVSAVFFTRSVGLSAVQVGLGLTIAGACGVAAGIPLGQLADRLGAKRLLIGLYLAQAVGLSCYALVGSFPAFLVVACVVTALDSGGRSVKNAMLATALPAQSRVRSRAYLRAVTNVGIGAGSALAAVALSIDTRSGYLTLIAVDAATFLATTLLLRGIPAGTPARRAADAPRGRRFGALGDPAFLAVTALNGVLAIQFSLIDVTVPLWVVGHTQAPAAVVSAIMITNTVLIVLFQVRATRNIADPAPAARVARRAGLLLAAACAVYGLAHGVGPVAAVLILLAATGLQAVAEMLSSAAGWALSYELADPAAPGAYQGLYNTGFAAASMLAPALTTNTAIRFGLGGWLALAALFAVAGAALVPVTRWALATRPSTVEEQT